The genomic region GCGCCACGTCACATCCACGCACCACCTGCAGGATGAGCTTCTCCGCCACGTCCACCTCCGTGCGCCGCGGGCGCAAGGCCCATCCCATAGCGCCGCGGGCCCTGCTGGCGCCACCCCGGCGCAAGGAATTCCGCCGGCAGGAACACGAACGGCGTGCCGGTGGCACGCCGCGTGTCGTCTCCGTCGATACCGACGCGCGATTACTTCTTCCGGAAGCGCGAGGGGAACTCGCCGCCGAATTCCTTCTCCGGGTGGATGGTCTTCGCGCGGGCGATGAGGTTCTCCTCGGTCTCCACGTTGTTCGGATCCGGCACGCAGCAATCGACCGGGCAAACCGCTGCACAGGCCTCTTCGTCGTGGAAGCCCACGCACTCGGTGCAGAGCTTGGGATCGATCACGAAGATGTCTTCGCCCTGCGAGATGGCGCCGTTCGGGCACTCGGGCTCGCAGGCACCGCAGTTGATGCACTCCTCGGTGATCATCGTGGCCATCGATCAAGCTCCTTGCGTCGGGCCGGACGGCCGCCAGCGATACGCGGCGGCGGGCCCTCGAATCCAGTAACTATCGGCACCGCGTGCGGTGCAACACCTCGGGTCGCGCGGATCGAAGCATCCGCGACGATGCGTGCACCTTGGTAGCGAAAACCCGGCCGCCCCGCAAGGGAACAGGTGGATCCCCGCTGTGCATCGACGCGGTCTCTCACGCGACCGGCGGGCGGTTCGGACCCGCTCCCCCGGAATAGGCCGCCCCTGCCGCTGGGCAAGGGCGGGGCCTGGGCACGCGGCCTCTTTTCAGGCGCCCTGCGCCGCCAGCGCAACCGCCACCCGCGCTGCCGCCGTGGCATTGGCCTCCAGCAGGGCGAGGTTGGTCTGCACGGCGCCCAGGGCGGGAACACGCGCGAGCTCTCCGAGGAGGAAGGGCGTCGTCGCCTTGCCGCGGATCCCCGCAGCGGCAGCGGCTGCGAGGGCCGCGGCGATCGCCTGCTCCACCGCCTCGCCCGGGAGCTCGTAGGCAGCGGGCACCGGGTTGGCGAGGAGCACGCCGCCCCTCTGTTTGAGACCGTTCCAGCGGACCGCCAGCAGCCGTGCAGCAGCGGCGGCGTCCCGCGCCACGTGCTCGAGGGGCAGGCCGCTGCGGTTGGTGTAGAAGCCGGGCAGCTCTGCCACGCCGAGCCCCACCACCGGCACCCCCAGGGTCTCGAGGTATTCGAGGGTCGCCGGCAGATCGAGGATCGCCTTGGCCCCGGCGGAGACCACGGCCACCGGATGTTCCGCCAGCGCGGTGAGATCCGAGGAGACGTCCCAGACGGTCGCGCGGTGCACGCCGCCGATCCCGCCGGTGGCGAAGAGGCGGATGCCGGCCCGGGCCGCTGCCCAGATCGTCCCGCTCACGGTGGTGCCGGCGTCGCGGCCCGCAGCGAGGAGCGGCGCCAGATCGCGCACGCCGGCCTTCGCCGCCTTCCGCGCCGGGTCGGCGAGCCGCTCCAGCTCGGGGGTCGAGGCGCCCACGACGATCGCCCCGTCGAGGATGGCGATGGTGGCGGGCACCGCACCCTCGCGCCGCACCGCCGCCTCGCAGGCCTGCGCCGCAGCGACGCCCCGCGGCGGCGGCAGCCCCTGCGCCACCACCGAGCTCTCCAGCGCCACCACCGCCCTGCCTGCAGCGAGCGCTGCGGCCACCTCGTCCGAAAGCCGGAACATGCTTCCTCCCGTCGCCCGCGCAGCAGGCGGGTGCGCCGAGACGCCCCTTGGTCTCGAAACGCCAGGCCATCTTGCGCGCGCAGCGCGCCAGGCCGTCCGCTTGCCCCGCGAAGGCGGGGCGCGGGGGCGACGTACGAGAACGTAGCGCAGCCACCCGCGCCGTGCGGCAGCGAAGTCAGCTGCGCGGCGCGAGCAGGGCGTCCATCTGCTCCGCGAGGTCGAGGCGGTCGACGAGATCGGTGCGGTAGTCCCAATCGTCGGTTTCGATCACCAGCACCGGCGAGAGCGTCCAGCGCTCGATCCACGCCTCGTAGAGGCGGTTGAGCCGGCGCAGGTAGGCTGCCGGCAGCTCCTGCTCGCTCGCCCTGCCCCGCCGCCGGATCCGTTTGCGCAGCGTGGCCACCGAGGCCCGCAGGTAGACGAGCCGGTCGGGTGCTTGCAGCCCCGCGCAGAGCTGTTGGTAGATGCCGTGGTAGGTCGCCCAATCCCGTTCGGACATCGCCCCCTGCTCGTGGAGGTTGCGGGCGAAGATCTCCGCGTCCTCGTAGATGCTCCGGTCCTGGAGCACGACGCCGCGGGCGCGCTGGACGTCGCGATGGAGCGAGGCCTTCCGGGAGAGGAACCAGAGCTGGCTGTGGAAGGCCCACGCCCCCATGTCCCGGTAGAAATCCTCGAGGTAGGGGTTCTCGTCGTTCGGTTCGAACGAGGGCGTGGCCCCGTAGCGCCTGGCCAGGAAGGCCACCAGCTCGCTCTTGCCCGCACCGATGTTGCCGGCGACCGCGACGAAGCGCGGTCCCTTCGCACGCTGCACCATGGCCAGCCGCTACCACGCCCGCCCGCTGGGCGCGAGGTGGCGTCCGGGGCCCTTCACCATCGGTGCGACGACCCATCCGCCGGTTGAGGCGCCCGGCGCACCGTTGGTAGAATCGGGGACCCATGACCGCGCCCCTCGCACCGCCCCCCGCAGGCCCGCCCCGCGGCAGGATCACCACCGCGGAACGGCCGACGCCGCTGCCTGCGCCGCCGCGCAGCCGCGGCGAGGTGCTCCGCGACGCAGCCGAAGAGGGCCTCTTCCAGCTGCGGCGCTTCGCCGCCGAGAGCTGGCAGGACTTCCGCCGCCGCGACCGCTTCTTCCGGTGGAAGGCACTCATCGTCGCCGGCTGGACGGTGGTCTCGATCGCCTCCATCCGGGTGGCGATGGCCGGGCCGGAGGATCCGGCAGCCAACGGGCTCGGGGCCTACGTGGCGGTGAACCACACCTCGATGGGCTGGGGCCTCCTCGTCCACAACCGCTCGGACGAGGAATGGACCGCGGTGCGGGTGGAGCTGGAGGGGGGCTGGGTCCACGAACGACCGCGGATCGGCCCCGACGAGAAGGTGGTTCTCTCCCCCGGCCAGTTCCGCCGCGGCGACCTTGCAGCCACCGACGCCCTCGCGATCGGCTCGGTGGAGATCGACACGGACGAGGGCAGCGCCACCCCGCCGGTGGTGCGCTGACCCATGGTCGAGCGCCACCGGATCCTCCTGGTCGACGACGACACCGAGATTGCCGCCTTCCTCGAGCTCCTCTTCGAGATGGAGGGCTTCGCCCTCGAGGTGGCCCCCAGCGGGGCCGCCCTGCTCGGCAGAATCGCCGCCCCCGGGATCGACGCGGTGCTGCTCGACATCACCCTCCCCGACGCGGATGGACTCGAGCTCTGCACCCAGCTGAAGCAGAGCCCCGCCACCAGCGCCATCCCGGTGCTGGTGGTGAGCGCGCTGCCCGGCGACGCCATCGCCAGGAAGGCCCGGGCCGCAGGCGCCGACGACTACCTGGCCAAACCCTTCGAGAACGCCGAGCTGATCCGCCGGCTCCACCTCCATCTCGGCAGGTAGGTGCAAGGACCACGGTCGACCGCTGCCCAACCCGTGCACAAAATTCCAGCCGGGAGGTGGCATGCGAGCAGCATTCGGATTGGTCGCGGCGGTGCTGGTGGGCTGCGGGGTCGACGATGGCCCGGTTTCGCAGCCCCCGCCCGAGGCGCTCCACCAGCCGCCGGACTTCGACGACAGGGTTCGGCCGGGCACGACGCTGGGGCCCCGCCCCACCCCCGAGACGGGGAAGCTTCCGGTCTGGCAGCCGGGATTCCACCAGGCGCTCCGCTGGGAGGTGGAGCTTGCGGAGCGCACCACCTTGCGGATCCGCGTGCCTTCGGGTCGGGCCGGCAACCAGATCCGCCTCGCCTTCCGCACGGGTGACGGCAGGGGCGTGCTCCACGGGGCCACGGTGGCCCTCGCCGGGAGCGACGGCGCCCTCGCCTCCGATCCGGTGGCGGTCACCTTCGGCGGCGAGCCGGGCTTCTCGGCCGGGGCCCGCGAGCGACGGATCAGCGATCCGCTGCGCTTTCCCGTGGGGTTCCGGCAGGAGCTCTACGTGACCTACGAGGTCGAGGGCCATTTCGCCGCCGGCGCCATCGACCTCTTCCCCGACAGCTGGGCCGAGGTGCGGGTCGCCCCGGACGCCCCCGTGGTGGCGGGATGGTCGGAGCGCCGGGCGATCGGCCTCGCCAGCCTCCTCGTCCGCGCGCCGGCGAGTCGGGCCTTCGTGGCGCTGGGCGACAGCATCACCGAGGCCTTCATCTCCGGTGACGACGACTACCGCGACGCCTGGCCGCAGGTGGCGGAGGCCCTCACCGGCCTGCCCATCGCCAACGCGGGCGTCTCCGGGCAGGGCTTGTGGGGCGCCCACGAATACCTCGAGGGCGAGGTGCTGCAGCTCGAGGGCGTCACCGACTGCATCGTGCTCCTCGGCACCAACGACCTGGGCGCCCACGACGAGAACCGGATCACCTCCGACCTCGCCCGGCTCTTCGAGCGGCTCGAGCCCTTCTGCACCGTCTGGGCCGGGACCCTGGTGCCGAAGGATCGTGCGGAGATCGGCGAGGCGATCCGCCGCAGCCGCCGGGCGATCAACACCTGGATCCGCGAGGAGGCAGCGGTCGCCGGGGTGATCGACTTCGAGGCGGTGCTCGGCGACCCCGCCAACCCCGACCGCTGGCTCCCGGGCCTCGGGGAGGACGGCGTCCACCCCAGCCTCGAGGGGCAGCGGGTGATGGGCGAGGAGGCGGCGCGCTTCCTCACCGAGGAGGTCCTCGGCACCAGGTAGGGCCCGGTTGGATTGTCGCGGCAGGTGCGCGGAGGCCGTACCATCTCTCCTCTTTCGGGGGGAACGAGACCGTGCGCACGCTGCTCCTGCTCCTGCCGCTGCTGGTGACTGCCTGTGCCGCGACGACGAGGCCGCCGGCGCCGTCGCTGCCCGACGCCTTCCACACCGGCCGCGATCCGCGCTTTCCGCCGGATCGCTACCTCGTGGGCGTCGGCGAGGGCCCCTCCCTCGAGGCGGCGCGGCGGCAGGCCACCGCCTCGATCGCCGCCCAGCTGCAGGCGTCGCTCCGGTCCACCGATCTCTTCTTTGCGACGTCGAACGGCAGCGGCGGCGGTGAGGAGCTGCTGCAGCAGGACATCCGGGTCGAGAGCCGCTTCGACAGGCCCGAGTGGATCCGGCTGGTCGATGCGCGGATCCAGGGAGGCCGGGTCCACGTCCTCTCCGTGCTCGACCGGGTGCAGGCGGCGGCGCTGCTGGAGGCCGAGCAGGAGATGCGGCGGACCGCCCTGCGCCTCCGGCTCGAGGCAGCCGCGGAGGCGGCGGACCTACGTGGCCGCAGCGACGTGCTGGACGAGGCGGGGCGGATCGCCAGGACCCTGCTGCCAGCGGAGGCGACGCTCGCGGCGCTGCGGGGGAGCCCGGGCCTGCCGCCGCCGGAGCTGCAGCTCGTCGCCCACGCGAGGCAGGGCCTGGAGCGGGAGCGCCGAGCCGTCGCGGTACGGGTCTGCGTGGAGCCTGCCGTGGCCACCGGCCTGGCGAGCGATCTCGCCAGCCGCTTCGGCGCCATCCTCGCCGGGGCCGGTGTCCAGGTGGCCGCCTGCGAGGCTGACGCTGCGGGCTGGACCCTGCGCGGCCGCCTCGTCGCCGAGGTGAGCGCGACGCTGCCGCAGCCGGGCGCCTTCGATCGCTATTGCACCGTACGCCTCGACTTCCGCCTCGACGGACCCCGGGGTCTGCTCCATGGCGGCTCCGCCGGTGGCAGGCCGAACCGCACCG from Vulgatibacter sp. harbors:
- a CDS encoding response regulator transcription factor gives rise to the protein MVERHRILLVDDDTEIAAFLELLFEMEGFALEVAPSGAALLGRIAAPGIDAVLLDITLPDADGLELCTQLKQSPATSAIPVLVVSALPGDAIARKARAAGADDYLAKPFENAELIRRLHLHLGR
- a CDS encoding deoxynucleoside kinase, with translation MVQRAKGPRFVAVAGNIGAGKSELVAFLARRYGATPSFEPNDENPYLEDFYRDMGAWAFHSQLWFLSRKASLHRDVQRARGVVLQDRSIYEDAEIFARNLHEQGAMSERDWATYHGIYQQLCAGLQAPDRLVYLRASVATLRKRIRRRGRASEQELPAAYLRRLNRLYEAWIERWTLSPVLVIETDDWDYRTDLVDRLDLAEQMDALLAPRS
- a CDS encoding SGNH/GDSL hydrolase family protein, whose amino-acid sequence is MRAAFGLVAAVLVGCGVDDGPVSQPPPEALHQPPDFDDRVRPGTTLGPRPTPETGKLPVWQPGFHQALRWEVELAERTTLRIRVPSGRAGNQIRLAFRTGDGRGVLHGATVALAGSDGALASDPVAVTFGGEPGFSAGARERRISDPLRFPVGFRQELYVTYEVEGHFAAGAIDLFPDSWAEVRVAPDAPVVAGWSERRAIGLASLLVRAPASRAFVALGDSITEAFISGDDDYRDAWPQVAEALTGLPIANAGVSGQGLWGAHEYLEGEVLQLEGVTDCIVLLGTNDLGAHDENRITSDLARLFERLEPFCTVWAGTLVPKDRAEIGEAIRRSRRAINTWIREEAAVAGVIDFEAVLGDPANPDRWLPGLGEDGVHPSLEGQRVMGEEAARFLTEEVLGTR
- a CDS encoding pseudouridine-5'-phosphate glycosidase, producing MFRLSDEVAAALAAGRAVVALESSVVAQGLPPPRGVAAAQACEAAVRREGAVPATIAILDGAIVVGASTPELERLADPARKAAKAGVRDLAPLLAAGRDAGTTVSGTIWAAARAGIRLFATGGIGGVHRATVWDVSSDLTALAEHPVAVVSAGAKAILDLPATLEYLETLGVPVVGLGVAELPGFYTNRSGLPLEHVARDAAAAARLLAVRWNGLKQRGGVLLANPVPAAYELPGEAVEQAIAAALAAAAAAGIRGKATTPFLLGELARVPALGAVQTNLALLEANATAAARVAVALAAQGA
- a CDS encoding LPP20 family lipoprotein: MRTLLLLLPLLVTACAATTRPPAPSLPDAFHTGRDPRFPPDRYLVGVGEGPSLEAARRQATASIAAQLQASLRSTDLFFATSNGSGGGEELLQQDIRVESRFDRPEWIRLVDARIQGGRVHVLSVLDRVQAAALLEAEQEMRRTALRLRLEAAAEAADLRGRSDVLDEAGRIARTLLPAEATLAALRGSPGLPPPELQLVAHARQGLERERRAVAVRVCVEPAVATGLASDLASRFGAILAGAGVQVAACEADAAGWTLRGRLVAEVSATLPQPGAFDRYCTVRLDFRLDGPRGLLHGGSAGGRPNRTGGHDFHDACQTSAAAVARQLAVEVGLRDPPGR
- a CDS encoding YfhL family 4Fe-4S dicluster ferredoxin — its product is MATMITEECINCGACEPECPNGAISQGEDIFVIDPKLCTECVGFHDEEACAAVCPVDCCVPDPNNVETEENLIARAKTIHPEKEFGGEFPSRFRKK